The region TCGAGGGCGGCTTCGTCGTCGCCAACCTCACCCGCATGCCGCACCTGCTCGTCGCCGGCGCGACCGGCGCGGGCAAGTCGAGCTGCATCAACACGCTCATCCTGTCGGTGCTCACGCGGGCCACGCCCGACCAGGTGCGCATGGTGCTCATCGACCCCAAGCGGGTGGAGTTCGCCGCCTACCAGGGCATCCCGCACCTCGTCACGCCGGTCATCACCAACGCCAAGAAGGCGGCGGACGCGCTGCAGTGGGTCGTGCGCGAGATGGACATGCGCTACGAGGACATGGAGAGCTCCGGCGTCCGCCACATCGACGACTTCAACAAGAAGGTGCACTCCGGCGAGCTCAAGGCGCCACCCGGGTCCGAGCGGGTCTACCAGGCCTACCCCTACCTGCTCGTGATCGTCGACGAGCTCGCCGACCTCATGATGGTCGCCCCGCGCGACGTCGAGGAGTCCGTCGTCCGCATCACGCAGCTGGCCCGTGCCGCCGGCATCCACCTGGTCATCGCGACCCAGCGACCGTCGGTCGACGTCGTCACCGGCCTCATCAAGGCCAACGTGCCGTCGCGGCTCGGCTTCAAGACCTCCTCACTCGCCGATTCGCGGGTCATCCTCGACCAGCCCGGTGCCGAGAAGCTGCTGGGCAAGGGCGACGCGCTGTTCCTGCCCATGGGAGCGTCCAAGCCCGCCCGCATGCAGGGCGCGTTCGTGACCGACGCCGAGATCAGCTCGATCGTCGACCACTGCAAGGAGCAGCTGCAGCCGACGTACCGCGAGGACGTCACGGCCCCGCAGCAGGCGCCGAAGAAGGACATCGACGAGGACATCGGCGACGACATGGACCTGTTCCTGTCGGCGGTCGAGCTCGTCGTGTCGACGCAGTTCGGCTCGACGTCGATGCTGCAGCGCAAGCTGCGGGTCGGCTTCGCCAAGGCCGGCCGGCTGATGGACCTCATGGAGTCCCGCGAGATCGTCGGGCCCTCCGAGGGATCCAAGGCCCGCGACGTGCTGGTGACCCCGGACGAGCTGGCGGGGCTGATGTACACGCTGCGCAACGGCGGCAGCGCCGCCGACCTCGTCACCCCCGAGGACGACCCCGCGGCCGAGGACGAGCCCGTTCGCATCAGCCCGGAAGGCGCCTGACGCGACCGAGCGGTCACCCGCAACTGCAGGTGACCGCTCGGTCGACGCGGGTTCGGGCTCAGCGAGCGCGGTGCCTCGGCGTGTAGAACATCGCGACGAGCGACAGCCGGCGCGCGCCAGGCTTGCGGTGGCGACCGACGTACTCCTCGTCCTCGGTCGCGATACCGGCGGCCGACGGCGTCCACGCCGTGAACGCCGGGTCGATGCGGTCGAGTGTGGCCATCACGCTCACCTCCTTGTCCGCACGGACGCTATCTGCTGGTGCTCGTGGGACAGGTGAGACACGCCCGAACCCACGCCGGATCGCGGGTCCGGCCGGACCGCTCAGCCGTCCAGGTGCAGCAGCATGCGGGTGTTGCCGAGCGTGTTGGGCTTGACGTACTCGAGCCCCAGGAACTCGGCCACGCCGGGGTCGTAGGAGCGGCGCAGCGCGTCGTAGGTGTCGTGGTCGACCGGCGTGCCGTCGATCTCGCGGAAGCCCGCGTGGCCGAAGAAGCGGGTGTGGAAGGTCAGGGCGAACAGCCGCGACAACCCGAGCTCCCGGGCCGTGGCGACGAGCGCGTCCAGCAGCAGCCGGCCGAGCTCGCGGTGGCGGTGGTCGGGATGCACGGCCAGCGTGCGGATCTCGCCGAGGTCGGCCCACAGCACGTGCAGCGCACCGCAGCCGACGACCACGCCGTCGAGCTCGGCGACGAGGAAGTCCTGCACGTCCTCGTACAACGCCACGAGTTCCTTGGCCAACAGCT is a window of Jatrophihabitans endophyticus DNA encoding:
- a CDS encoding amino-acid N-acetyltransferase is translated as MSAPSSPVVRRARTADVPAIKALVDVYAGSGRKLLAKELVALYEDVQDFLVAELDGVVVGCGALHVLWADLGEIRTLAVHPDHRHRELGRLLLDALVATARELGLSRLFALTFHTRFFGHAGFREIDGTPVDHDTYDALRRSYDPGVAEFLGLEYVKPNTLGNTRMLLHLDG